The Magnetococcales bacterium genomic interval CAACCTTGCCATCGATGGTGGCTATCAGGGCGTGCATCACGGCATCGCCAGTCTAGTCCCTGTTGTGCGGCAATTTGGTTTTGCCGTTCGCGCCATGAATCTGACATCGCACCTTTCCACGGAGGATTTTCTAGCCCGGGTTGCCGACATAGCCCCGGACGTTGTCGGCTACTCTCTCACATCCCTGCAACAGGGTTATTTGCAAAAATTCTCCATGGCCTTGCGGCAGCATTACCCCAACCTTCTGCAACTGGCAGGCGGCAGCGGAGCCACCCTGCAACCGGACATGCCGGGAACAGGTGTCGACGGATTTTGTCTCGGCGAAGGGGAGACACCTCTTTTCCAGTTGCTCACAACGCTTGCGTCGGGTGGTGAGCGCCTTTCCGTGGATGGTTTTCACTGGCATGGACCCGAAGGCATCCTCCGCCGGCCACCGACCCACTTTGCCCGGGATCTGGATGCCTTTTCCTTTCCGGATTATTCTGTTTTTGACCTGGAAACAGTTGTTTTTGGCAGCGATGCCTCGTTAAGCCTGATCCTGAGCCGGGGATGTCCCTACCAATGTACCTTTTGTTCCAACACCGCTTTGCGTAGCGTATACGACACGACACGGGGCTATTTTCGCACCCCATCCGTCCAGCACGCCCTCGCGGCCATCCGACATCAATTGACTTGCTATCCTCAAGTACGCTTCATCCATTTCGAAGATGATTTGCTGATTGCCCGCAAAAGCTGGTTTATTGACTTTGCTGAACGTTATCGTCTGGAAATTGGCCTCCCCTACCGCATGAACGTGCGCACGGAGTGCATCTCCCTGGAGATTGTGACCGCTTTGCGGGAGAGCGGTTGCGTCATGGCTTTTCTTGGCGTGGAAAGCGGCAATGAAACGTACCGCCGCACCATGCTCAAACGCAATCATACCAATCGGCAAATCCTTGAGCGCTCTGCCCTGATCAAGCAGGCCAACATCAAGCTCTTCACTTTCAACATTATGGGTTTCCCGCATGAGAGCACGGAGCAGATGCGGGATACCCTGGAATTGAATCGTCAAATCGGGCCAGATACGGGGGTCTGCACATTTTTTTATCCCTTTCCGGGCACGGAGCTTTATGATTTGTGCCAGCGCGAAGGTTTGCTCCCGCCCGAGCAGGACACTCCATCTCAACCCACCAATTACAACACCCTCCCGATCATACCGGGTACGCTCCGGGAAAAACGCGCTTGTGTTCGCATGGTCCAAAGCTTACGTCAATATCTTTATTTTCAGGATCTCAAACACAAGATGCGATTGTATCGTCAAACACACTCCAGGGCAAGTTCTGTGTTTTATTTCCTTCGTTTATTTGCGTTCTTTCTTGCGCGCACGCATATTCCACAAAATACCCAACGACGTTTATACAGTCTGTTTCTGCAATCGCAAACTCTGGCGCCAGTGACGCGACGCATCTTGCAGGGAATCAAATGATTCTGTGCAAACTGCCTCCGCGCAGTGTTCACCGGCAGGGCAATTGACACCCCGCACCAAACTCCTGTACTACCGAGGGGTCATGCAGGGGTTGCTTCGGTCTGGGGCTGGTCTGTCTGGTTTTGCTCTGTGCCACATCGCTGATGCAGATTATTCCGTTGCAACTATTCACCACCCTTTCAAGAAAAGCCTGTCGGGCACCACCTTCCAACCCGGTTGATCGAATTTCTCTATTATCTTGTCAGAAATCCACGTTGCAGGGTCCAGGGCGTCTATTGGTCAATGCAATCTTTTTTGTAACCATAGAGGGACGGCGCATCATCGCGTTAAGTTCTACATTACGTAAGATATAAAATTAGACCAAGAGCAGAAAAACGGGTCGGGCAGGATCCATCAGAATATTGGAAAGGAATTGACACCACACACCAAACTCCTGTACTACTGATGACTCATTCGGGGGGGGCTTCTGCCGGGGATGAGTCTGTCAGGTTCTGCTTCACAACGCCCTCCGGTGCAGATTCTTCCTTTGGGTGTTGGGGTGAAATCATCCCCGTTTCGGGTTGCAGTTTGCCAATCCATCAAGCGCGTCAGGAAGGAACGACTCCATTGTGGCTTAGAATGCTGTTAAAGGTGGTGCGCCGTTTTGAGTTTCCCCGCAAATATGGTCTTTATGACCGGCTTTTCGGCGAATCTTTGGCGCGTCTGGGCATTGTCGACATCGAGACCGGCGCCCATCTGACCTGGAAGCTCGACTTGCGCAACTCCCCATCCCGCTGGATCGTCTATGGTCTTTATGACGCAAACTTTCTGATGTGGGCCAAGCGCTTTGTGCCAAAAGACGGGATCATCGTCGACTCCGGTGCCAACATTGGCCAAATGGCCATGTATCTTGGGCAGATGAATCCCGTTGGTCGTTTGTTTGCCTTTGAACCTGGATCACACCAGGCTGATTGGCTTGCCGGGCAGTTGGAAAAAAATCGCCGACACCTCCCCTCGGTGGAACTCCATCGCCTGGGTTTAGGCAACAAAGAGGAGCAACTTTTTCTGCAAAATCATGGCTCGGAAGATACCCACGGTGGCCAGAGTCAAATACGCCCATTGAGGGGTGAACCTGTCCAGATGGTACGCCTGGACAGGTTTCTCAATGAGCGGGGTATCCGGCACGTCGACCTCTGGAAATTGGATGTCGAAGACCATGAAATCCCGGCGATGGAGGGGGCCATGGAGTTTTTGGAGTCGCATCGCATTCGTGCCATCTATGCTGAACTGCATGGCGACAATGGTCTGGCCATTCGTGAATTTTTGCAACGCCTTGGCTACCGAATTCTGACCTTTTCCTCTTGGGGGCGCGATCCTGGACCGGAAAATATTGTCGGCTTCCATGACAATGGACTTTTTGTTCCGTCTGACTCATGACCATCATAAAACATGCCGCTGCTTTTGCCCTGCATCATCATACACCAGCCCGTTCTGGAATAGGTATTCGATCATGAATACATATATTCGCCTTGCAAAAGATTATTTGTTTGTCCTGATTTGTTTTATTGGAGTCATTCTGAGCGGTGCCTTGCGGCCAGCACACAACTGGGACATGATACCGTATGTTGCATCCGCCTATATTTCTGACGGGTATTCAGAAGAGGATCTTAGGTCCAAAACTTATGATGACGTAAAAAATGAGGTCGATTCCGAGAAATTTACCGAACTCACAACTGGATATCTGCCCGCAACGGTTTATCGTGACTGGAGATCGCTTTACGAGATGTCAAAATCTTTTTCCGTGCGTGTCATGTACATTGAGTCCATTCGTCTTATTTCCAAGACGGGAGTCTCGTGCTCTCGTGCATCCCGCATTTCGAGTATTATTTTTGCGTCATCATGTGTCATCCTGATATCGATGATCCTCTCCCAACTTGAGATTCCACAGTTTTTTATCATCCTTGTCATCTACTACGCTGGCATTCACCATCTGGCTGAAATTTCCACAGCTGATGCGATGGCATGTTTTTTCTCTACATTAACCCTGTATTGTATTTTGTCTGAGAGAAACACTCTGGCATTTATTACAATCTCTTTTCTTCCTCTTGTAAGGATGGATTATATTATTTTATCCGCTTTTGCACTTTTGTATATGTTTTTCTTTGTCTCAAAAACAGCATCATTAATCTCGCTTATCGCGTCAACCATGGCTTATTTTTTTGCGATAAGTCATGGCGCTAACTATGGATTCCTCTATTACTTCAACTATACGTTTATCAAAATAGAGCCTTATCCTTCAAAATTTGTTGCTTCAAAGCTTGTTCTTGATTACGTAAAGCCTTACATGAAATGCGCTCTTGATGTTTTTCGTCACTGCAATTTCTCTATATATTTTTTCTCTGCCTTTATATTGCTTGGCAAGGCAATCAATCAACAAATAAATCGTCTTGATTATATTCTTATCATCTCTATCGTTTTTCTTCTTGTTCGCCTGACGTTTCTCCCCTTGTACGAGTGGAGATACTACTCTTTCACCATGATCGTATCGTCTGTTTATCTGATCCATGTCTGCCTCAAGGGCTGGCAAGGCATGAAGAGGGCACCTGTGTAATTGTACATAAAATCAACCATCTGCGCTGCGCCACTTGCGTTGCATCCGTTCAGAAGAGGTTCGATCATGAAGACATGTATTCTTGTTCCAGCGTGGAACTGCTGCCATCTGTTGACGCCAATGGTCGAACGTCTCGAACTGAAGGGTGCTGAAGACGAGATTATCGTGGTGGATGACGCCAGTTGCGATGAGACCTTCAACGTCGCCGCATCTTTGCCCAGAGTTCACGTTTATCGCAATGAGGCCAATCTTGGCTACGGCGGCACCAGCCAAAGGTTGTATCAACTTGCCATGGAACATAATGCGGACTTTACCGTCAATTTACACGGTGATTTGGGACACCCACCGGAGAACTTGCCCAAAGTTCTGGAGCGTCTGCATCAGGGTGATGTCGATATCGTGATTGGTTCCCGTTTGATTTTCATCCAGGAGATGGTCGAAAAAGAGGGTTGGCTGAAACTTCTCGATGCCAAGGCAAGACACAACATGCCATACAACCGGCTGTTTGGCCACATGGCTTTGACAGTCATGCAAAACATGATCTTGGGAACGTCCCTTCACTCTTTTCATGAAGGAATGCGTGGGTGCAACCGTGCCGCCGTGAAGTGGATTCTGGAACATGAGTTTCCCAGTTGGTATGAATATGACATGATGCTCTTGATTCATGCCTATAAGGCGGGGCTCCGCATTTCTGAAGTCGGTGTACCTCCCAACTATATTGATAACGTACACAGTTCCGCCCCGCCGATCAAATATGGCATGCACACTCTGAAAAACACTTGGAAAATACGATCATCCTTGAACCTCGACGAAACATGAGGCCGTTTGTTCTCGCTTCTCACACTGGAGGTTGGGCATGGAAGCACCACTCTTGAAGGATCGAATTTTTTCATCACCGAGATTGGTTCCCTGCAACCTGTGTGGTACAAGCGCTTGCCGGGAGATATTCCCCTCAACGTTGCGCACTCCCGATGAGAAGGCTGATTTTTCCGTTTTTGGTTCGGCTGGAGAGCATCCGCCTGTGGTACAATGCGAGCAGTGCGGCCTGGTCTACGCGAACCCACCGGATGATGGGGAGTGGCTTGCCCGGCAATACTTGAGGACGCCCGTAACCCACTATCTGGCGGAGAAGGGTGCCCGAGAACAAACTGCCCGAGCCGATGCCGCCCTGGTTTGCAGGCATGTTTCCCCAGGACCGGTTTTGGACGTCGGGTGTTCTGCCGGACTTTTTTTGCACGCCCTGCCCCCGGAATACCCCCCCCTGGGAATAGAGCCTTCGGTGGCTGCGGCGACAGAAGCCAGGAAACTTCTTGGCGAACATGCTGTGATCAACATGCCTCTGGAGAAGACCGAACTCCCCCAAAACCACTTCCAGGCCATCACGCTGTGGGACGTCATCGAACACCTGTCGGACCCGGCGGGGACGGTGCGCCACCTCGTCAGCCGTCTGCGTCCCGGGGGGGCACTTTTTTTGGTGACACCAGATTTCGGCAGCCTGTTTGCGCGCCTCACCGGTCCGAGATGGCCTCACCTGGTACGACATCACCTGTTTTTCTTTACCCAAAGGAGTCTCACAAAACTGCTCGAAGCGTCAGGCCTGCGGGTGCTGAGTATTTCGACCCACACTTGTCACTTCTCCTTGCGCTATCTGCTCGAACGTGCGGGCTTTCTCGCTGTTTCTCCCGAGGGCAACGGAAAAAAAGGACACAGCCCCCTGATGAGCGCCATCGTGCCGGTCAATTTGGGTGACGCCATGCTGGTTGTGGCAGTCAAGCCCTCCCTGCCACAAGGGATTGGACAGACTGGATTCCGCTGCCAAAGGCGATGCAGAATCACGTAACGGGATCGAGCGTGGCTTTTTTCTCCAGTTGCTCCAAAAAATCCTGATAGGCGTCCTTGATAACCTCCTCCAAGGTAAATTTGGGAAACCACCCCAGCTCTTTTTTGGCTTTTTCGTTATCTGGAAATTTGTCATTGGCTTCTTCGAACAGAGGCCCATGAATGGTTTTTGGATCCACCTTGATGATGGCACTCGGGCTGCGCGTCACTTCCAGAACCTTGCGTGCCAAATCGAGGACCGAAACCTTGTTGGCCGGATTGCCGATATTGTAGGCCTCTCCCGAGCGTCCAAACCGCAGGGCACGCACGATGCCATCCACCATATCCTGAACGTGGGTGATCGCCCGCACGGCATTGCCCTCATTGAAAACTGTCAGAGGTTCGCCCGCATGGGCCTGGCGGAGAAATCTGGGAAGCACAAACCCACCCCGGGGTGACTGATGGGGACCGGCCACATTGAAGGGACGCACAATCACTGCGTGCAGATCCTTGACCCGGCAGGTGTTGATGATGGATGTCTCGGCAGCCAACTTGGCAATGGCATATTCAAGGCGTACTGTCGTAACCGGCGGCACGATTTTGGGCGTGGTCTCGGGACAATATCCTCCCTGACCGCCTCCATAGACCTCACTGGTGGAAACATTCAAAAATTTTGCCGCATTCTGGACGCAATAGTCCATGACCAGATAACTGTCCGTCACCACCTGCCGCACCATTTCGCCACTGAACTTCAAGACCCCTGCCGGGCCAACCGGAGAAGCCAGATGGTAGACCTCATCAAATTTGGTTTTGACGCCCCTGGCAAAAAAATTCTGAATGGTCAAAATGTCCCAGGTCAGGTTGGGTCTGTTGCCAATTTTGGAAAAATAGTACTCCAAACTGAGAGGTGAGGTGGAAAGGTCGTCCACCACATGTACCCGATCTTCTTGATCCTGCGTCAGAAGCTCCGTCAAATGTGTTCCCAGAAAACCAAACCCGCCTGTAATCAAAATTGTCTTCACGGTCTTCCCCCGGTAGTACGTGGACGAGATGTCGTCAAAAATTCAGCAATCATTCAAAGCCCATCGCCATTCAGCGCCTTTCCGGAAAGGGTGTGCCATGAGAAACCTTACACGAAGAATCGACCGTTGACCCCGGCAACTCCAATGAACTAGCATGCTCGGGATCAAAGCTTTCAGGTCGTCGGTTCAGACAGCAGCCATCTTCGCAAAGACAGCGTCGGATTCTAGCATCAGGCACGAAAATGCTCCAGCGGAAAGTCTCTTCACCTCTGGCGTGTGTTTTTCACTGGGCGTGCATGGGGGCCTCAGGGAAGTCGAATGATGGAACGCAGACCACAGCCCCAAGCCTATCGCTCTGTCGGCCTTGCCGGACACAGGTCATTCAGATCTGACAGCGGGTCGTCCGCTGGCCCTGCGGGCCTGTCCACTCCCCCCTTTCTTCTGACTCCACAGAGAAATATTCAACTTTACGCTTTCGTTTTATCCGCGTTGGCCAGTGCAAGCATAGGTTCCTGGGCATTCCTGAATAACAAACCGTTATCTACTGAAGAAAATCTTGTTGGACTGTCTATTATTGTAATATCGCTGTACTATTCATTTAAATGGTACATATCAAGAAAAAAGTTTCTACCTTTCGTTGAGATATACTCTCTTGTCGTTGGAGTCTACTATGGACTCCCTATGATATTTGGCACAAACGATGCGTTTGTCAGCACTTTTGTAACTCAAGAAAACCGTGTTAAAACAGGCCTTGTCGTATTACTCAGCCTCATTATCACTTCTATGTTTTACCGATTAACAGAAAAACCAACCAGACGGGACACGTACAGGACCATCAAGGTCATTCCTCACAGAACTGCCGTCGGAATATTCCAAACATTTCTAGCATTATCGACCATATACAACCTATTATTCGTTCTCGGGGTTGTTCAACCTCTCATAGGCAATTTTCTCGCCACCATGAACATCCTTTCGACAAACGTTCTTGGAACCATCTCCAGTTACATCCTTTTCCGTTTGATCGGCGAGGGCAAGCTGTCGAAGAACCAGGTCTATGGCACGATCATCCTTATTTTCTTTAGCACAATCGTCATTTCCAGCGGACTCATGCTCATCAACATTATTCTGTGGATTTTACCTCCCATCCTTGGGTACACCCTGGGGCACGGACGCATCCCTTTGAAGGTCATTGTCCTTTTGGTGGGCATGATCGCTGTTCTCAGTATTGGCAAAGGAACAGCGCGGAGCATCTATTGGGGAACCCCTATCACCTCCGTTGTTGATATTTTTCAGAGATTTACTGACTGGACCAACATCTCCTTCGTCGCTTTCCAGGCGGAGTCAACCACGAGCACATCCATGCTGACGGACAGACTCAATTTCTCTGGAGTTCTGGGCATGGTTATACAGCGCACGCCTGAAGAAGTTCCTTTTATAGGTGGGACGACCTATGCCATGCTGATCTCCATGATTGTGCCCCGTTTTATCTGGCCTGAAAAACCGGATGGACATGCCGCCACTATTTTTTTAGGAATACACTACGGCATCCACACGCTCAATGAGGTCATCGCGACAAGTATCGGCATAGGTCTTCTGGGTGAATCCTATGCAAATTTCGGAATGTTCGGCATCGTTGTTTTTTCAATCTTCATTGGATGGGTTTTAGGGTACGCCCATCGCGTTGATATCACTGCCCCTCCCTTGTCCATGCGCAGTTTCGTTCTCATCGGACTTTTAAATTCTGTCACAAAAATTGAATTTGCCCTTGTCGAAATCATTATCCCTCTGATACAAATCGGTGTTTTATTGCTTCTGATCTATGGCTGGCTTTTCAGACATCAAAAAAGCAACCGTTAATGGGTATGATGTTTGCGTTTTTGCTATAAAAAACCCAACACTGTTCTACAACAAAGAGTGCCATCATGCCAATTTTACGCTGGACTATGGAAAGAGTAAGCGATCATCTTGTTTTTAAAAGAAGAATGCCTCGGCAATTTGGTGGTCGTCCGATCTATGTGACACCTGGGTCGGCGCTAAAATATTGGAGGTTAGATCTTGGCAGGATCGATCCGGACCTGCTGCGATTTGTCCAAACCTATGTCCATCCTGGCCACCAGGTATGGGATATCGGGGCCAACGTCGGTCTCCTCTCTTTTGCAGCAGCCGGTCTCACCGGAACCCAGGGGGGTGTCCTGGCCATCGAACCGGACACCCGACTGGTGGAAGTGATCAGAAAAAGTCTACGATTACAAGAAAATGCCGATTTACGGCTTGATGTCCTACCTGTTTCGGTAGCCAGCGATCTGGGCATCAGCCATTTTCACATCGCTGCCCGTGGACGCAGTGCCAATCATTTGGCCGTGGCAAAAGGGTCAAGTCAGACAGGTGGCACTTCCACAACATATCCTGTCGTCACCGTCACTCTCGATTGGCTTCTGGAAAAGTATGGAAAGCCTGATATCATCAAAATTGATGTAGAAGGCGCCGAACATTTGGTCATGCAAGGAGGGGAACGTGTTTTGCGAGATGCTCGCCCTGTTTTCTTGTGCGAGGTGTCGGATTTCAACAGCCCTTTCATTTCTGATCTATTCAAGAAAAATCACTATCAAATTTTTGATTGGGAAAAAAATGACAATAAACCAGTTGACCTAGCCCCTTTCAGCACATTGGCCTTACCTCGATAGTCATGCAGCTTTTTTCTGCAAACCCAAATCTTTCATCTCTTCATTAAAGAACCACCGGTCATCGATTCAACAACAGCTTCCCAACAGCGAACGTAACCGCATCAATCAAACCTGGACTAATTTTTTTTGGCGCCCACGAATGTGGCACGTTTTTTTCTAGCATGGTTTCGCAGGTAAACCAAAAATGGGGGCATGATGGTCTGGACTCGGGTGGGGGTGGAATGTGCTTGACAAAACAGGGGGGAAAAAAAAATGGATGCGATTGATCATCATTGAGCTGGCGATCGTGGCCATCATCGTAGGAACCGTATTGCTTCTGTCGGATGCGGATTTGCATATGCCTTTCCGTTATGCGCTTTTTTGATCGGTGGCAATGCGGTGTTTCACCATTTTTTTGCTATTCCGGCTGCCCTGATCGGATCCCTTTACGTGGCTTTGCTGATGGCAGACTTGGCCGTGGCCGTCTTATTTACGCAACCGCCGCGACAAACGGGTGCGCTTTACCAACAGGATCCAGAAAGAGGACACGCCCATACACCCGGTTTTCGGGGTGAGATTTTTACCCGTTACCCCTTTTGGGTCGGCATCAATCGCCACGGTTATCGGGGTGACGAGTGGCGGTTCCATGAATCGTTCCGGGTAGCGGTTTTAGGGGATTCCTTTGTCTTCGGCGAGCCTTTGCCCATTGCAGAGGGGTTTGTCGCCAAAGCTGCGGCAAGATTTGATGATCATGTGGGATATTATAATCTCGGCGTCAGCGGTTACGGTCCAGCGCACCACGAAGTGACTCTGGCCCGGGAGTGCCCGGTCATTCGCCCACGGGCCGTTTACTATATGTTCTACCTGAACGATACCGCATGGGATAATATCCGCGCCGATGCCACCACCATCTTGAATGGACATGTGGTCCATACCATGGATCGTCACGGACACCGTCTGACCAGGGAAACGTTGCTGAAAAAACTGGAAGAAGCCCGTTCGCAGGAGACTCTGTACTGGGCGGATGTTGTACGGTTGCACCATGTGTCGGAATTGATCCTCTCCCGTATCCGCGTAATCGGGAACAAAGGCGACCCCGCTGTCCGTTTTCGCCAAACCACATCGCCGGATCACTCTCCAGAAGATATCGAGCGTGCAGCCCGGATCATCCAAAAAATAGATTTTTTGGCCAGGGAGTGTGGTGCGGATTTCACGATGATCATACTACCCAGCCGATGGGAAGCACGTTTCGGAGTCGTTGAGCCAGCCACGGAGCGCCTTCTTGCTCTTCTCGACAAGGCCAACGCCAAATTGGATCTCCTTGATTTGCGTCGTACAGCCTCGAAAGAGCACGATCTTGGCATGCCGAAGGACGACCACTACAACCCCCAGGCCACAACCTGGGTGGCAGAAGAGATGACCCGACATCTGCTCGTGCGCCATCCTGAACTCCACCCATTTTTGCGCCCCTGATTGGAGCTCATCATGAACCTGCGTCGGCTTTTTGCCTCCATGGCCACGGTCATCGTTACTTTGCTGGTCTCCGCACTGGTCGGCGAAGGACTGGTCAGGATAAAAAATGCCAACCAGAAGAGCTATACCATTGAGATGTGGCGCTACGCCCGAGAACTCAAGCAAATGGATCCTGAACTGGGACATATCCACCAGCGTGGAAAATCGTCTTTGTTGCAAAACATACCCATTTCCATCAACTCCTTGGGCATGCGCGGACCAGAACTACAGTCCGATGCCAGGCCGCGCATTCTGTTGCTTGGCAGCTCCATCACCCTGGCCTGGGGGGTTCCGGAAGAGAAGGGCTCCAGGGCACAACTGGAGCGGCACCTTGGTGGCACCCATCAGGTTTTGAACGCAGCGGTCGGCAATTTTAATTTGCCGCGTTATATCCGTCTGTTCGAGCGGGACTTGCGGCAAATCATCAAACCCAAGATCGTCGTCATCGACTACTTCATCGACGATGCAAAACCCATGGATTCCGCCAGCGGCAATTGGATCATGCGGCACAGTGAGTTTGCTGTCACACTCTACTATATTGCCAGCAAATTGTTGTACGGTAGCCGAGATTTGAGGAGCCTGAAGGAGCACTATGATGCCATTTACGACGACTCCTCAGAGACCTTCCTCTCCTTGAAAGACGCGATGGAACAGATGAACCAGATGTCTCATGACGATGGATTCAAGGTCAT includes:
- a CDS encoding glycosyltransferase family 2 protein, encoding MKTCILVPAWNCCHLLTPMVERLELKGAEDEIIVVDDASCDETFNVAASLPRVHVYRNEANLGYGGTSQRLYQLAMEHNADFTVNLHGDLGHPPENLPKVLERLHQGDVDIVIGSRLIFIQEMVEKEGWLKLLDAKARHNMPYNRLFGHMALTVMQNMILGTSLHSFHEGMRGCNRAAVKWILEHEFPSWYEYDMMLLIHAYKAGLRISEVGVPPNYIDNVHSSAPPIKYGMHTLKNTWKIRSSLNLDET
- a CDS encoding NAD(P)-dependent oxidoreductase, which translates into the protein MKTILITGGFGFLGTHLTELLTQDQEDRVHVVDDLSTSPLSLEYYFSKIGNRPNLTWDILTIQNFFARGVKTKFDEVYHLASPVGPAGVLKFSGEMVRQVVTDSYLVMDYCVQNAAKFLNVSTSEVYGGGQGGYCPETTPKIVPPVTTVRLEYAIAKLAAETSIINTCRVKDLHAVIVRPFNVAGPHQSPRGGFVLPRFLRQAHAGEPLTVFNEGNAVRAITHVQDMVDGIVRALRFGRSGEAYNIGNPANKVSVLDLARKVLEVTRSPSAIIKVDPKTIHGPLFEEANDKFPDNEKAKKELGWFPKFTLEEVIKDAYQDFLEQLEKKATLDPVT
- a CDS encoding FkbM family methyltransferase; this translates as MLLKVVRRFEFPRKYGLYDRLFGESLARLGIVDIETGAHLTWKLDLRNSPSRWIVYGLYDANFLMWAKRFVPKDGIIVDSGANIGQMAMYLGQMNPVGRLFAFEPGSHQADWLAGQLEKNRRHLPSVELHRLGLGNKEEQLFLQNHGSEDTHGGQSQIRPLRGEPVQMVRLDRFLNERGIRHVDLWKLDVEDHEIPAMEGAMEFLESHRIRAIYAELHGDNGLAIREFLQRLGYRILTFSSWGRDPGPENIVGFHDNGLFVPSDS
- a CDS encoding radical SAM protein, translated to MHKNGNPSLEGMAGMSEKMFLFVNLAIDGGYQGVHHGIASLVPVVRQFGFAVRAMNLTSHLSTEDFLARVADIAPDVVGYSLTSLQQGYLQKFSMALRQHYPNLLQLAGGSGATLQPDMPGTGVDGFCLGEGETPLFQLLTTLASGGERLSVDGFHWHGPEGILRRPPTHFARDLDAFSFPDYSVFDLETVVFGSDASLSLILSRGCPYQCTFCSNTALRSVYDTTRGYFRTPSVQHALAAIRHQLTCYPQVRFIHFEDDLLIARKSWFIDFAERYRLEIGLPYRMNVRTECISLEIVTALRESGCVMAFLGVESGNETYRRTMLKRNHTNRQILERSALIKQANIKLFTFNIMGFPHESTEQMRDTLELNRQIGPDTGVCTFFYPFPGTELYDLCQREGLLPPEQDTPSQPTNYNTLPIIPGTLREKRACVRMVQSLRQYLYFQDLKHKMRLYRQTHSRASSVFYFLRLFAFFLARTHIPQNTQRRLYSLFLQSQTLAPVTRRILQGIK
- a CDS encoding class I SAM-dependent methyltransferase, which encodes MEAPLLKDRIFSSPRLVPCNLCGTSACREIFPSTLRTPDEKADFSVFGSAGEHPPVVQCEQCGLVYANPPDDGEWLARQYLRTPVTHYLAEKGAREQTARADAALVCRHVSPGPVLDVGCSAGLFLHALPPEYPPLGIEPSVAAATEARKLLGEHAVINMPLEKTELPQNHFQAITLWDVIEHLSDPAGTVRHLVSRLRPGGALFLVTPDFGSLFARLTGPRWPHLVRHHLFFFTQRSLTKLLEASGLRVLSISTHTCHFSLRYLLERAGFLAVSPEGNGKKGHSPLMSAIVPVNLGDAMLVVAVKPSLPQGIGQTGFRCQRRCRIT
- a CDS encoding FkbM family methyltransferase, producing MPILRWTMERVSDHLVFKRRMPRQFGGRPIYVTPGSALKYWRLDLGRIDPDLLRFVQTYVHPGHQVWDIGANVGLLSFAAAGLTGTQGGVLAIEPDTRLVEVIRKSLRLQENADLRLDVLPVSVASDLGISHFHIAARGRSANHLAVAKGSSQTGGTSTTYPVVTVTLDWLLEKYGKPDIIKIDVEGAEHLVMQGGERVLRDARPVFLCEVSDFNSPFISDLFKKNHYQIFDWEKNDNKPVDLAPFSTLALPR
- a CDS encoding SGNH/GDSL hydrolase family protein; this translates as MNLRRLFASMATVIVTLLVSALVGEGLVRIKNANQKSYTIEMWRYARELKQMDPELGHIHQRGKSSLLQNIPISINSLGMRGPELQSDARPRILLLGSSITLAWGVPEEKGSRAQLERHLGGTHQVLNAAVGNFNLPRYIRLFERDLRQIIKPKIVVIDYFIDDAKPMDSASGNWIMRHSEFAVTLYYIASKLLYGSRDLRSLKEHYDAIYDDSSETFLSLKDAMEQMNQMSHDDGFKVILALIPDVHQLTHYPFAHIHAKMCQQARSLGWTCADFLDDLGKFSGPDLWTIPGDPHPNATAHAIMAERLAKVIKGL